The window ATAAAACGCTCTAATTTTCCCTATGATGATTTTTCCTTTTATATTCCAGAATCTCCTCAGGAAAAAATCAAAAACCAATGTGGTGTTACAATGAATAATCGTTTTGAGCCTGAATATGGAAAAGGGACTGTTGCAAGGGCTATCATGTACTTTCTCGTCCGCTATCCAAGAGCGATTAAGAAGTCCTTTTTAAGAACGATAGATATTTCTTTAATGATTCGCTGGCATCAGCAGTTTGAGGTGACTGCCTATGAAAAACATCGTAACCAGGCCATATATACGATTCAAGGCAACCGTAATCCCTTCATCGATTTCCCCGAGCTTGCTGAAAGCATGAATTTTCAAATCACTGCCTCTAAGCATAAAAGAATGTAATAACGAAACAGAGATGATGAAAGTAGCACTTTTTTATGATACCGCAAAAAGGAGCTTGTTTATGCAAGCTCCTTTTTGCGGCATTATAGATGGAAAGCTTCATTCTATCGAAACTAGTTTCCAGGATGCTAGTTGTTGATTACCCTATACGGACTGACGAGCCTGTTCCATATAATTGGTCGCAGACTCCATATGGAATTGTGCTTTTACCGCATAAGGAATGGTTAATTCTTCTGAAATCTCAAGCTTCTTTCCAGCTTTTGCAGCCGCTAAAATATGATCACGAATAGCCTCATCCTGTTTCATGTAGTTCTCCAATGTCATGAGATATTGTTCTTTAGAGGATTTAATGTATTGCTGAGTGGCTTTTGGAAGGTTATATACATATGGAAGAGCATTAATTTTGTCGTAGGCCTTTTTAGTTAACTGAATTCCATGCTCCAGGTTATTCAGATATTCCTTACTTTGTGGTTTTACATAATGTCTGTACTTCTCATTTTCTGAATATTTATCAGAGAAATCATTAAAAATGGTTAGTAAGTACCCAAAGTAATGATCTACATCTTTAATCATTAATTCATTTTTTAAGCGTTTCTTCCCTTCCCGTTTTTCTCCTTTAAAAAAATGATGAAACATCCCCATATCATTTCCCTCCCCTGTATAAAGAAATGAATTGTTCATTATGATTATACAATTCGAGAAGGACAAGCCAAAATCCTGTCAAAATATTCGCTAAAAATAGAAATAACTGTGACAAATGGGTACCATAAAAGACCAAAATATCCTTTTGTCTTTTATGGTACCCCAGTAGGTTATTCTTTTGGTTTGAAGGTTTTGCAGCAGGTGTCTGCTGACTGATTTGCTTCTTCTTTTACCTCATTAAAACCAACCTCAGAAGCGAATTCTGTGTCATAATCTGAGTTGTGGTCCATGTCGATGGTTATTTTATCAGCTCCGCAGATGTTTCCTTTTGCGTGGAATGCACAATTGACGACAGAGCAGTTTACTTGTACATTTGGCATCTGTATCCCTCATTTCAAATAATGATTAGGCGTAACGGCAGACTCAAAATGATAAAGGTTGGTTATTATCTTGCGCTAATTATGTTCAATTATGATGTTAAGATATGACCATATCTGTTTCCTGTTGTAATTCCAAATATTAAAAGGTATTTATTTTCCTTACCATTAACAAAATAAAAGAGTCATTTGAAAGGTTAGCCGAAAACCATGGACCGCTAGGATAAATAACTCAAAGGAACGATTCATTCATGATTAAAAAGTTTTTTTCTCTTGTTCTTGTCCTTATGCTCACAGTTTCTTTACAAGTAAATGCTTTGACATTAGAGGACCAAGATACACCAAACAGTTTTCAAATTGAAATATTGCCTTGGACAATAGT of the Bacillus tuaregi genome contains:
- a CDS encoding DUF1540 domain-containing protein, which translates into the protein MPNVQVNCSVVNCAFHAKGNICGADKITIDMDHNSDYDTEFASEVGFNEVKEEANQSADTCCKTFKPKE